The genomic window GCCTTACCTATTCATCAAATTAATCTTCTCACCAACAACTTCAAAGTAATGGTGATTTTAATTTCAATTGTTTCCATACCTAAGGTTACGTTATCAAAATGTCTGTTTTCGAAtactgaattatttaatttcctaCGTTAGCATTCCTATGatatatatgatatgatataaaaTTAGTTCACAATGGCACAAACATTAAATCCTTCAGAAAATATagcatatttttatataaatgtacagGTCTAGGGCATACCTAATGTGCATAAAGTTACTATAAGGCTTTCTATATATCGAAACACTCAACATCTTGTTATCCTTTGGACTTTTCGCAGATCCTTTTTACcacatacatttttcttctttttcgtCTTCTTCTTTTATAAAGTTTTTCTTAACCTGCAGTCATAATTTTTTAGGATGCGGAGAGCTTGCTGAAAGCATCTGCCATTTTATTTGGCCTCATTTATTATTACATCTAGATTAACCAAAAAAGCATGAAAAGTACCTTTAAATTACTTTAGAAGGTTTTTCTACTTCTTGGTGAGGCCTATACTGTAGACCCTGAAGAATCACATCCTTATGTAGAACGCTGCCAGGATTAGTCATAGAATCAGAGCTGATTACTATTTTACACACCTCCtgtgataatagttttttcTCTGGCGAATCACAATAAAAACTCTGAAAAGACGTAATTGATTAATAAGTGTTAGTTTAATTATACTGTAGTATTTACTATTGAATTTCTGAAATACTTTCAACTATAGTTAGATATCTAGGCTAAATAACATTTCCAGTTTTGTTATAATTTTGCTTCTACAAGTTGGAAATCTGCTATTAAGATGGTAATTTGTGATCACAGATTTTTATAGGTTCAAGACCAttttcaatttgaaatgatcCTTTCACTCTTCATAGCAGTGCATATAGTGCAGGAGCACAAAGATGCTTCTGGGTTTAATTTCCTATTAGCTATTGATTAATGAATTGGCTGCTCTTGATGTAACCCCTTTTCTACTTTTACATCTTGTAAaggtatgttatttatttaaataatttgtacCAATGATGACATTTTTGATTCCTATCTGTTCACAACTATATTGAGGATTAGACATCTTTAATggtcaattacatttttgttgtttgtttcagtGAAGAATATTTTAAGaaggtattttaaaaatgtagttcTTGATATTTGGTCATTGCATTTTCAGAATAAACTTGCtaaatcttattttatttaatgttgcatAATGttctgcataataataataataataataataataataataataataataataataataataataataataataatagagatcAACAATATGCTGATCATTTAGGTTATGCAtgtgtttgttatatatatatacaccgatcagccataacattatttccactgacaggtgaagtgactaacactgataatcttgttagcatggcacttgtcagtgggtgggatatattaggcagcaagggaacattttgtcctcaaagttgatgtgttagaagtgagcgactttgacaagggccaaattgtgatggttagatgactgggtcagagcatctccaaaactgcagctcttgtggggtgttcctggtctgcagtggttagtacctatcaaaagtggtccggcgacagggtcatgggcggccaaggctcattgatgcacgtggggagcgaaggctggcccgtgtgatccgattcaacagacgagctactgtagctcaaattgctgaaaaagttcatgctggttctgatagaaaggtgtcagaacacacagtgcatcacagtttgttgtgtatggggctgcgtagccgcagaccagtcagggtgcccatgctgacccctgtccactgccgaaagaacctacaatgggcacatgagcatcagaactggaccacggagcaatggaagaagttggcctggtctgatgaatcacaagatcaaggtgttgacttggcctccaaattccccagatctcaatccaatcgagcatctgtgggatgtgctggacaaacaagtccgatccatggaggccccacctcgcaactttcaggacttaaaggatctgctgctaacgtcttggtgtcagataccacagcacaccttcagaggtctagtggagtccatgccacgacgggtcagggctgttttggcggaaaaagggggacctacacaatattaggcaggtggtttAAGAAATGTAAGAAACAGGTTACTGTACAATGTAAGACAGTGCATTTCGGTCATTATTTCATATGTAGACGTTAACtttaaattcaatttgagaatgttttaaataatgaataacatTCGAACTATCGAGTCTACCCTTCGTCGTTGGTcgtgttcgtgtagcgcagatgtcagcagatctgcgcggctccaccaatgggatcggcgggaTTCTAcaaatctgcgcagaactgcgggaatctgcgctGCGAGAATGTGCCCGTAGCTCTTGGCCTTACTGGACCGGCCCTGGGAGGCAGATGACGGCGCGTACGTACGGGGGGGTTATGGGCGTGGCTGCGGCGGTACGGAAGTTGTTTATGAAACTGTAACAGTggactgaagagacaatttcaTGGGTGACGGCAAGTTGcgctttatttttttcccccaagttTATTTCTGTCTTCAGGTTTAAGACCGAGTTAGATGGCCATGTTGACGAGAGACTGCTCTTCTCCCCAGCAGATGAAGGATCTACTACTTCAGTCCATAGACCGGGATGCAAATGTAAGCTCACTGGGGGTTtctgaatattaaaataatgtatttccaATTTAAGTTACGCGATGCTTTACCTGCTGATATTCAAATAATGTTGAATCACACATTATTTTCTGAAGGGTAATCTTACGTGATGCAACTACTTATACAAACTCAATTATTTCAGACCTAGGAAACACGTTGTGATACGCTTACCTCCATGTGTCGAGGAAGCGAATTCAAAAAtactattgaaataaataaataaaagtattaatCTAAGCCGACATTTAACATGCCAAGGATCACATTAGTTGACCTTTCTTGCTGATCATAACTAACTTATTTTTAGTAGGATTAGCAAATTCAATTTTCTTTGATGGCTTCCCTGCTAATGTACGTTGTCACAACgctgtggcaacgttgtgtgttagctggggtaCTGCCTGTGGTTGGctaaaatacatttgcatttgttGTGAAATTGAATCATTGTGTCACATTATGTGTAAAAGTTGGGTATGTTATCACTTTGAAATCAACTTAATCTACCGCTCTTTCTTAGCTGAAGGTGGGATTTAGCAAGACAGATATTTGTCACTAATAGCATCTAATGGGACATTTCTTTAtcaatacacatgcatacaattGTAGTAGTTTGTGTTCTGTAACTATCTCTAATTGATCATGTTTGCAACACTGCATTCTGGGACAACATTGTGCAACTAACATATGGGACATTAGTAGCCATAGAAATGCAGGCCTATCCGTTTATTTAAAGGGTGAAACTGGAAGTGTAGGCTCAATTGTAGAACTCTGCTAATTGACTATTTTAAGTTAACCCAACCCCCtgaattatacatttgtgttgCAGACAccggttttattttatttttaaacaatttatatatggctgtttttcttctctgttttgcAAGGctcacatttcagtatttttattATACACACTCATTGTAGAAAATATAAAGATTAAAATAGAAGAGCTGAAAAATGAATTGAAGAGAGGGATGTTGAGGGTGTCTTAATGGAACAGTTAAATTAGTCAATACAGATCAATACAGAGAAGTGGCAGATTATAAAATCAATTGGTcaattaataaattatgtaAAGAAGGAGGTCACAGACGAGCTGGGATAAAATTATTAAACTTTGGTAAATTATGTAGAAAGAATCACACAATGTTTTTATGCAAACTGGTAACTAGAGACTTCAAACTGGGGTCTAatttgatttcaattgtttgttCTAAGTAGGGGCTGTTGGATTGACCAAACACTTTCCAGTGCATTCTGCTTATAATAACAAGATCTTTCATTTAGGTGATCAACATGGAGAGGGTGCTAGAAGTTATATCAGTGCTGGAGGATTACCCAATCACCAAAGAGGCCCTCGAGGTGTGTTTGTGAGGCTGTGGCTTTCCTCTACCAACATTTTATTCCTTTATCAATGTTGAtaaactttaataataataataaaacatctatTGAACCACTCAGAAAGCAAGCCAGTACATTTGAAGTTTCACCTTCCAGTatatgtgctttgttttgtggaAATAACTTAATTAGTTGTTTAAAAAATCTGGCATTTAgaatggaaataaaaagaaagcaaaCCTGAATGTACAAGGACCAACTATAGTACCAGCCTGATCTTGTATCATTAAGCAGCTGGAAAATAGTGCCatagcatttatttaatttttttcatgaTTTTATAAAGTATCAATTTGCATCACATCTTTTTTCAAACAGGAGACCAGGCTGGGAAAATACATCAACAACTTGAGGAAGAAGACCCTAAACCAAGAACTATCGAGAAGAGCAAAGAAGCTGGTCAAAAGCTGGCGTGAGATAGCCCTGACTGAGCAGGAACCTGCACCAGCTGGGAAAAAGGACTCTTCCCAGAAGCTATGGGACAAAACAGTTTTAAGAGGGAAGGAAGCATTTTCAAAAAGCCTTGCTGAAGCCCTTCTGAGCAGGCCTGTGGACTCGGACAATCGCAATGTTCCACCTTCGGTAGCCGAGACACCCCTCGTGTCACACCATGCCTGTGTGAAAGTGGAGGAAACGGGAGCAGGAAGCCTGGATGTCATTCCTAGTCCCACCCCCAAGTCCACCGGCCTTTCGAGCTACAGGCATTTTGTCCGAGAAGTACCTCTGCAAAGGGATGGACAGAGAAGCCCCAGTTCGGGTTTCTCAATTCCTCGCCGGGAGAAACCTCAATCACAAGCAAAGGTTTATCACGAGCCAGGCAGCTTAGAGACCATTTCCCCTGCCAGCTGCAGCACCCCTCCCCACAGCCCCACCACAACCATGTTGGACTACTCCCCAACACACAGCCTGCCTTTACCAGCATTGCCCGTTTCCCACAACCCAGCAGCTAGCTCTCCTCAGATCAGTACTGTAGGGCAACAGAGGGTGTGTGCGTTCCCTACAGAGATTCACAGCTCTGCTAGCCCACCTACAACCCAATCAAAGTCCCCAGCGCTCTCACGGTCTGGCTCTGTAGAGGAAGGAAAGTCTGAACTAAAAAGCAAACCGAAAAGGGGTAGGAAGAAGGGCAGTAAAGGCCGTAAAGACTGCAGCTCCCATCTTTTAAGCCAGCAGCTGGACCCAGGGCCTGGGAAGATCAAGGAACGACGAATAACGTACGATGCGCTGACGGGACAAATTGTGCTGGCCACACCCAAGAAGTCTGTGTGTCCGAGGGCTGAGCCTGCTTCATTGCCCCTACAGGGCACTGACAGCATTGCTGAGCTCAAGGAGAGGAACCTCCAAATCTGGGACAGCGTGAACAAAGCTGACTGGAAAGAGCTAGCCAAGAACAAAATCATTCAGAAGTATTTTAGTAGCCAGTGTGAGAGACTGTCCATTTCAAGACTGGAGACTCAGGAATACATTGAACAACTCCAGGATATTGTTCCACAGGACTCCTCCACTTCCAAGGCACATCAGCCTTGGGTTGTCCTGCCAACAGAGCCCAGCTCCCGTTTATCGGGGATCCACCAAGAGGCGTCCGCAGAAGATCTGGATGCAATGCACAATCGGTACTGGCCAGGGGTTAATGGCTGTTATGACAACAAAGGCAACTGGTATAACTGGGCCCAGTGCATTTCATTAGAACCTTACCAAAGTGAAGGAAAGCTGCATATTTTACCTTATGTTTGCTTGGAGTAAGTAATCTTTCTCTGTATTGATGATGTAAAAATCTGAAGactacttatttttttaagtaggcTGCTGAAGCACAAATAATCTGGAAAGCTTGAAAATTACTGCAGTGGCACTTGCATTCTTGGGTCAAACATGGTCTGTAATGTGATCAACTGGGTTCAGTGGGATCAAGTGAGGTGATACTGGCTGCTGGAACTGCTACAGCACATTCtagcataataaaacaaaggatattttaatttaaaattctgtaaataaatgaaatggagCAGGGTTGGAAATATTTCCTAATGTATGTAACGTTTAGGAAAACTTGTATTGCAATAGTTTTCTGGGTAAAGACCAGATTCATTGActcttattttgaaataaatactgtggaatgtagttatttaaaggcttacagtgaggggaaaaactatttgatcccctgctgattttgtatgtttggccacgaacaaagaaatgatcagtctataattttaatggtaggtgtattttaacagtgagagacagaataacaacaaaaaaatccagaaaaacaaaaaagttataaattgaattgcatgttaatgagggaaataagtatttgacaccttcaacttagtacttggtgacaaaacctttgttggcaatcacagaggtcagacgtttcttgtagttggccaccaggtttgcacacatctcaggagggattttgtcccactcctctttgcagaacctctccaagtcattaaggtttcgaggctgacgtttggcaactcgaaccttcagctccctccacagattttctatgggattaaggtctggagactggcaaggccactccaggaccttaatgtgcttcttcttgagccactcctttgttgccttggctgtgtgttttgggtcattgtcatgctggaatacccatccacgacccattttcaatgccccggctgagggaaggaggttctcacccaagatttgacggtacatggccccatccatcgtccctttgatgcggtgcagttgtcctgtccccttagcagaaaaacacccctaaagcataatgtttccacctccatgtttgacagtggggatggtgttcttgaggtcataggcagcattcctcctccttcaaacatggcgagttgagttgatgccaaagagctcaattttggtctcatctgagcacaacactttcacccagttctcctctgaatcattcagatgttcatcggcaaacttcagacgggcctgtacatgtgctttcttgagcagggggaccttgcgggcgctgcaggatttcagtccttcatggcgtagtgtgttaccaactgttttcttggtgactatggtcccagctgccttgagattattaacaagatcctcccatgtagttctgggctgattcctcactgttctcatgatcattgaaactccacaaggtgagatcttgcatggagccccagaccgagggagactgacagttattttgtgtttcttccatttgcgaataatcacaccaactgttgtcaccttctcaccaagctgcttggcgatggtcttgtagcacattccagccttgtgtaggtctacagtcttgtccctgacatccttggacagctctttggtcttggccatggaagagtgtttggaatctgattgattgattgcttctgtggacaggtgtcttttatacaggtaacgagctgagattaggagcactcccttttaagagagtgctcctaatctcagctcgttacctgtataaaacacacctgggagccagaaatcttgctgattgataggggatcaaatacttatttccctcaatagcatgcaaatcaatttataacttttttgaaatgcgtttttctgaattttgtttgttgttattctgtctctcactgttaaaatacacctaccattaaaattatagactgatcatttctttgtcagtgggcaaacgtacaaaatcagcaggtgatcaaatacttttttcccctcactgtagtttccagtacctttatttatttaaagcatttttacAAGTGTTCTTAATTGCATTTTATGAAAtagctctaaagtatagtactGGACTTGATTTGTGGTTTCAATTAAAGTTCTGAACAGGTGCcatctttatttattgttaagCTCAATAAACCAGTTTGAGTTTTACCCATCAGTCTACTTCAGTTTGCTTTAAGTAAAAAACACTTTCCAGTTATGTAATCCTATTTTATAAAGTCAATTATTTACCATTGTATATACCATCAGATTTTTCATATGAAACATGTCAAGTACAGATAAAATCAAAGatctttattataaaaaaaacaaatatatataaaaaataaaaatgtccaatAAATCTGTGACAAACCCCCAAAACCAATCCAGGTTAATCTTTGCACACATTCattgtcatttaaataaattcagctttttataaattaaatatatacaatttaaatcAATAACACTGATTTTGTTCAAAACAACCAGATGCAGAGGAATGAACAGAGAGATGAAGCAGAAGAGGATTGTTTCTGTAGATTAGTTACCGTTGTCAAGATCGTTTACTGGGCTTGCCTGATGAGTCATGTTAAATTACAACATATCTGAAACAAGAGAACCACTTTGCATACAATGCCTTGGGGGTTGTGCAAGGAATGTTTGAGGTCATGGGTTAAaaccatattttaaataatatttaaactgTGCACATGTGAATTAATCTCAGTGGAAATACTTCCTGTCAGATCAGGGTGTTAGGATCACAGCTAGGATAACTGAATGACTACTAAAACATGCGACTACCTGACTGCTTCACCTACTGCAGCACAGTGGAAAATTGACACAGATAGCACACAAACAATCGAAATGCACACCACACCCTAGACATTAAGGCACACAGTGGGTATTAAAAGTGTTGGAAGACTACAATTGTGACCATATAACCTTCACTGAAAACATTGGCTTTCCTCTGACGAATCATGTTTTGATTGTCTGATTTCtctacattcttaaaaaaatatatatatcacaggGTAAAGCTCTCTCTTATTCTATTAAGTGTCATAGAGAGTCCAGCAGCCTGCAAAGCATAAAATAGCCTTAGTATGAAGTAACCAGGTGATACAAATAGGGACTACACAGAATACAGCTGTGAGTAGATTTGTTTTTGGTGAAAATGTGATCGGAGCCTGTTTATCTGGGCTATAAGTTTTTTAAATCTAgaactgtattaaaaaatatgatGCAAGTCCATAACAGGTTCCAACTACTCTTGTGGCCTTagacaacacaaatatatttatgttgTCTAACTAATCACTGTCCATAGTAAACACCCAGGGAGATCTTACACAGACCTATAAAATGAGGTACTGAATTAATGAAGCCCTGTAGATCAGAGATTTTAAGTTTTTATGTCTTGTGCACTGTATCCTGAATAAAAACTGCATTGATGTTCTCTGCGCAGTCACAAATAAAATCAGGTGCAATACTTCGGAACCTTAAAGCAAAAGAAAGTTATAAAAATATTTGGAGTTAACCCAAGATAAGAAAACTTTGTTATTGTCATTGCACACAGATGCCACACTCAGTTCCTATGGGAGAGAGATGTCTTTGTCCTTTTTAAAACAGTTTGGGGAGCTGGCGTAACCGACTCACATCCAAGAAATTCCCCACAGATTCTTGGGTGCTGGGCCTCAACATTTCGGACAAAGCCGGGTGCAGTTTCTCGGGAAAGAGCTGAATGCCATTCTCCTTCTCGCGGTTCTGGGAAGCCTGATCAGCCAAGAGCTTCATTTTGGGTCGGAGTTCCCTGAGCAGCTGGCTCTGGGAGTCCTGGTTCAGAGTCTGGGGGGGATGTACCTCGTTGGTGATGTTCTTAAGAACCTGACCCCCACTTCCCTCCCCAGTCGGTCCTGAGGCAGTAAGTCTGATCTGGGCATCAGCTGTGCTCTCCAGGTTCTCAGCCCTGAAGCTCAGCCTTCCCAGTACGGGCAAGATAAACTCATTGTCCTCTACCATGGGTTTTCTATCCCACTGCCTCCCTTCCTCCTCCACCttgtcctcctcctcttcactaCTGTCCCCTGCCTCGATGAGTCCATACCTCTTCATGTATTTCCTGGTGGCGATTGACATGTTGTTGGGCGACATGACACTGAGTCCCACCATGCTCCTCTCAGCGTGGCTGGGCTGCAGGAGGGCAGCAGGCAGCGGACCGTCTCCTCTCCTCACTGACAGCTGAGTCAACTGGGAGTCGCTCAGGTACTTCAGGGCAATGGCATTGGCCTCCAAGCTCAAGTCTGGGCCACTGGGGCAGAGGCCACTGGCTCCCACATTGCTGAAGGACATGTAACTGAGTCTTGGGATGACCGCCTCTGGG from Amia ocellicauda isolate fAmiCal2 chromosome 19, fAmiCal2.hap1, whole genome shotgun sequence includes these protein-coding regions:
- the LOC136714385 gene encoding mediator of RNA polymerase II transcription subunit 26, whose translation is MAMLTRDCSSPQQMKDLLLQSIDRDANVINMERVLEVISVLEDYPITKEALEETRLGKYINNLRKKTLNQELSRRAKKLVKSWREIALTEQEPAPAGKKDSSQKLWDKTVLRGKEAFSKSLAEALLSRPVDSDNRNVPPSVAETPLVSHHACVKVEETGAGSLDVIPSPTPKSTGLSSYRHFVREVPLQRDGQRSPSSGFSIPRREKPQSQAKVYHEPGSLETISPASCSTPPHSPTTTMLDYSPTHSLPLPALPVSHNPAASSPQISTVGQQRVCAFPTEIHSSASPPTTQSKSPALSRSGSVEEGKSELKSKPKRGRKKGSKGRKDCSSHLLSQQLDPGPGKIKERRITYDALTGQIVLATPKKSVCPRAEPASLPLQGTDSIAELKERNLQIWDSVNKADWKELAKNKIIQKYFSSQCERLSISRLETQEYIEQLQDIVPQDSSTSKAHQPWVVLPTEPSSRLSGIHQEASAEDLDAMHNRYWPGVNGCYDNKGNWYNWAQCISLEPYQSEGKLHILPYVCLE